The Poseidonibacter antarcticus genome includes a region encoding these proteins:
- a CDS encoding DMT family transporter: MFKLILLGILSGGFFSTTFVLNELMSVEGGHWLYSATLRYFFMIVFLVIILIFQGGFKRLVEIYKLFIDNYIFWMISGTIGFGFFYALICFAADFSPSWVIAASWQFTVVATLFVLLLFGKSFPKKIWAFSFIIFVGVCLVNLSHIDKFDLSSLIYGGIPVLIASFCYPFGNQLVWESQNNAHKFVPHIKSDLLKNAFNKVMLLTLGSIPFWIILLLIIQPEAPSQSQVLNSALVALFSGVLATTIFLYARGLAKHTNELAAIDATQASEVIFTIIGGFILFGTISINEISLFGLVLIILGLFLFIRYQNKTEEKCK, translated from the coding sequence ATGTTTAAATTAATTTTATTAGGAATACTATCAGGTGGTTTTTTCAGTACGACTTTTGTATTAAATGAACTTATGAGCGTTGAAGGTGGGCATTGGCTCTATTCTGCAACGCTTAGATATTTTTTTATGATTGTATTTTTAGTAATAATTTTAATTTTTCAAGGTGGTTTTAAAAGACTAGTTGAAATATATAAACTATTTATTGATAATTATATATTTTGGATGATAAGTGGAACTATTGGTTTTGGTTTCTTTTATGCATTGATTTGTTTTGCTGCTGATTTCTCACCTTCTTGGGTTATTGCTGCTTCATGGCAGTTTACAGTTGTTGCAACACTTTTTGTTTTACTTCTTTTTGGAAAAAGTTTTCCTAAAAAGATATGGGCTTTTTCTTTTATAATTTTTGTAGGAGTTTGCTTAGTAAACCTATCTCATATTGATAAATTTGATCTTTCAAGTTTAATCTATGGTGGTATTCCTGTTTTAATTGCTTCATTTTGTTATCCATTTGGAAACCAATTAGTATGGGAAAGTCAAAATAATGCACATAAATTTGTGCCACATATAAAATCAGATTTATTAAAAAATGCTTTTAACAAGGTTATGCTTTTAACACTTGGGTCTATTCCTTTTTGGATTATTCTTCTTTTGATTATCCAACCAGAAGCACCAAGTCAATCACAGGTTTTAAATTCAGCACTTGTAGCACTATTTTCAGGTGTATTAGCTACAACTATTTTCCTTTATGCAAGAGGATTAGCAAAGCATACAAATGAATTAGCAGCAATTGATGCAACACAAGCTAGTGAAGTTATATTTACTATTATTGGTGGATTTATTCTTTTTGGAACTATTTCTATAAATGAAATTTCTTTATTTGGTTTAGTTTTAATCATATTAGGATTATTTTTATTTATAAGATATCAAAATAAAACGGAGGAAAAATGCAAATAA
- a CDS encoding ribonuclease HI, which produces MQITKEFIELISSNDTLNKAQCQILELNFPIEDNWKELIYEKDILKNDANRLMLLKGKLALKAQEQILKNYNMVLEFNNIKPKSNAKVEIQESKNIQETQINDDEEHIRIYCDGACSGNPGLAGSGLAIYSNEKNPVLLHGDFVENGTNNIAELNALYQALTIAKQASSKNIITIYSDSKYSIDCITKWAYGWKNKGWSKKGGEIKNLELIKKTHELYERIKDLIEIKHVKGHAGIEGNELADRMAVTAIKEKTQNYSMYSYDKINEVLSLTSY; this is translated from the coding sequence ATGCAAATAACAAAAGAGTTTATAGAGCTTATTTCATCTAATGACACACTAAATAAAGCTCAATGTCAAATATTAGAGTTAAACTTTCCAATTGAAGATAATTGGAAAGAGTTAATATATGAAAAAGATATTCTAAAAAATGATGCAAATAGACTTATGCTTTTAAAAGGTAAATTAGCACTTAAAGCACAAGAACAGATTTTGAAGAACTATAATATGGTTTTAGAATTTAACAATATAAAACCTAAATCAAACGCAAAAGTAGAAATTCAAGAAAGTAAAAATATACAAGAAACACAAATAAACGATGATGAAGAACATATAAGAATTTATTGTGATGGAGCGTGTTCTGGAAATCCAGGACTTGCAGGAAGTGGTTTGGCTATTTATTCAAACGAAAAAAATCCTGTTTTATTACATGGTGATTTTGTAGAAAATGGTACAAATAATATTGCAGAATTAAATGCTCTTTATCAGGCTTTAACAATTGCAAAACAAGCAAGTTCTAAAAATATTATTACTATATATTCAGATTCAAAATACAGTATAGATTGTATTACAAAATGGGCTTATGGATGGAAAAATAAAGGCTGGAGTAAAAAAGGTGGAGAGATTAAAAATCTTGAACTTATCAAAAAAACTCATGAACTTTATGAAAGAATAAAAGACTTAATAGAAATAAAACACGTAAAAGGTCACGCAGGAATCGAAGGTAATGAATTAGCCGATAGAATGGCAGTTACAGCTATAAAAGAAAAAACTCAAAACTATTCGATGTATTCGTATGATAAAATAAACGAGGTTTTAAGTTTAACTTCTTATTAG